TTCTTCAACAACAAATCGCTGTATTTGTTGCCCTAGAAAGCGAAAGCGAAGCGCCTGTTGAAGAAGAAGAGGATGAGATTGATCCAATATTGCTACGCCCGGTTGATGATCTTGAATTGACCGTTCGCAGTGCTAACTGTTTGAAAGCAGAGAACATTTATTACATCGGTGATTTGATTCAACGTACTGAGGTTGAGCTTCTTAAGACGCCTAACCTAGGTAAGAAGTCGTTAACTGAAATCAAAGATGTTTTAGCACAGCGTGGTTTGTCTTTGGGAATGCGTCTAGAAAACTGGCCACCAGCTAGTTTGAAAGACGATAGCAAAGTTCTAGCTCGCTAGGTCATTGTTCCCTGACCACCGTAGTTTGGTAAGGAATGTATAATGCGTCATCGTAAGAGTGGACGTCACTTAAACCGTACTAGCTCGCATCGCAAAGCGATGTTCAAAAATATGGCTGCTTCTTTGTTTGAGCACGAAGTTATTAAAACAACTTTGCCAAAAGCAAAAGAATTGCGCCGTGTTGCAGAGCCTTTGATCACATTGGCGAAAGTTGATTCCGTAGCGAATCGTCGCCTTGCCTTTGCTCGTACTCGTAGCAAAGATGCAGTAGGTAAATTGTTCTCAGAACTTGGTCCTCGTTACCAAGCTCGTCCTGGCGGTTATGTTCGCATTCTAAAATGTGGCTTCCGTGCAGGTGACAACGCACCTATGGCTTACGTGGAATTGGTTGATCGACCAGAAGCGGAAGCCGCTGAGTAACATCAGTTTGTAATAAAAAAACCGGACTCTCGAGTCCGGTTTTTTTGTGCCTTACTAAAGCCTCTTTTCGTTCATTATCTTCTCTTATTTATCTTTACTTAGTTTGTACGATCTTTTATCCACAATATCGGTTTAATACCTTAAAATCTCAAATTGTTTAAAAGCCTGTTTATAAGCGTAAACTTATTAACCTTTCACTTAGCAAGTGTCTTAGGCTAAGTTGCGTGTGGATAATTTGCTTGTTAGTTTTAATCTGTTGAATTCAAGTGACAAGTGTTGATACTGAACTTGTTAGTCAGTCATTGAATATAGGGATGGTATGAATGAGTGATTTAGAAAGAATGCTTACTTTCTGACGTTATGTGCATAAATTTTTCTCCAATTTCACATCAACCCCAAAATAGAGACGAGTTTGATCGTGAATTTTTCGATTCAATTTCAGAGCGTTCAAATCATTACAATAGAAATAACTAGTTTTATAGAACGGAACCCCATCAGACAAATATCCTATAAATGTTTAATAATTAGATTCAGTTAATAAGACATTCTAATTTATCAATAATCGGTGTTTGGGTTGACGTTATAAAAAAGGGGAACGCTCGTTCCCCTTAAAGCTGAGAGTTTTGTATTTTTATTTCAAAGCGGCATAACACTGCGGTCTTCGTGGAAGCTAACACCTTGTTTTACCATTTTGAATTTATTCAAATATCGGTAAATTGAGGAGAAAGTGGTTGTCTGAACATTGCCAGAATGATCTCTCAAGGCAACATCTTTTACGAACATGGATCCCAGCGTCAGTTTTAGCGGGCTTACATCAAGTGTTTGAGGGTCAAAATACGCTTTAGCGTTTGCTTTTAGTTGTTCTCGATCAGTTGTTTGATAAATGGCTGCGTTTAATAGGTCTAATGTGTATTCGGTGCAATTCTGTAACTCAGTATTAAATGGATTTGCGATGACTGAGTAATTGGGGTTATGTAATTTTTTATTGTCTCCATTTACGTATAACTTGATCAATCGCGTTTGCATTTTTTCACTAGGAATGATGATGCCTGCTTTTAGTGTTTCGGTGCCCCAAAAAAAATCCACAGGATAATCTTGAACCAACCGACTTTTGTCTCGTGCATTATCTAATTGATATAGGTTATGAATGGTGTAACCTTGAACCGTTTGTCCGTTATTTAACTGAATATCCGAATAAATCGCGATGGCAGTATGTGTGTAATGAATGCCCTCAGGAAGGTCTTTCTCTGGACGTCCTACTCTGGCAATAATAAAAGCTCTGGCTTGTTGCGAGGCGGCATATTTTTCTACGTTTTTTGCAAACGCCGCAACTCTGTCTGCAGAGATCAGAGCATTTTTATTTGCCTGACTTCCACCCCATGCGGTAGCAGGCAATGTAATCGACATGAACAGTGATGTGATAAGTGCGATGATTATCTTCATATTCCAATCCCTAGTTCTATTTTGATAGCCTTAAGTAAATGGCCGTGTTTTGATGTTTTCTCAAACGATTTATTCTTGAAAGCGGTGTTAACGAAAGGAGCAAGCAAGTTATTAGCGCCTGCTCCCGGAAAGATCTAGTCTTGAATAGCTTTGTCTGGAGATGGGCCCGCAGTAATCGTTTTATCAGTAATATTAAAAGTAGTTGGAATGTTATTATGAGCTTTCATAGTAGATACTCCAACTTGAGTACTTGCCGCCCCGACGGAGCCAGTAACCGCTCCTGAAATTAAGATTGGAGATGCCACTACAGCACTAACAGGTTGGGCAACTGATGCCGCGCCATGGCTCGCACCGAGGGACAAATGTTTACTAGCTTGCGTGCTGTGATCGGAAGAAGCGACCGCTGTTGAACACGCTATGGCGGAATATAAAGCGATAATTGTTGAATGTTTAATTAACTTCATAGTTTTAACTCCATTTTTGTGTTTGGTGAGACAAAAGCTATATCAGGGTTACGCAGAGGTAAACTCAAACCTGTGAAGTTGATTAATTTGAGACCAAAGGTATTATTTAGTGATACTTTAATGGCAGGAAGTACTCATGAGCCAAATAAATCAAGTCAATCAAACGCTAAAGCTTTTGCTCAAACAAAAGCAGATTACCTATAAGGATATTGCAGATCAGTTAGACATGAGTGAAGCTAATATTAAACGTATTTTCTCAACACAAAGCTTTACTTTAGATCGTTTGGAACAAATTTGTAGCCTTTTAAAAATTACTCTTTCAGACCTTTTTATACTGTCCGAAAAGCAAACAGAAAAAGTCAGCCAATTAACAGAAGAACAAGAAAAGGAGCTTCTCGCTTCGCCAAAATTGCTCGTTGCAGCGATTTGTATAAGAGATAGCTGGTCTTTTCAGGATATGATTAATGTCTACGACATTTCTGAGCATGAAGGTATTCAGTTGATGTCTAAACTGGACAAGCTCAAAGTCATTGAATTTCTACCCAATAACCATTATCGCTCACTTATCGCACATGATTTCCGTTGGTTACCGGGAGGACCACTTGAGACCTTTATCGAACGAGAGGTACTGTCAAACTTTGTAGCTGCCAAGGAAGGAGAAGAATGGGATTACCGTTTATATTTGA
The window above is part of the Marinomonas sp. THO17 genome. Proteins encoded here:
- the rplQ gene encoding 50S ribosomal protein L17 — its product is MRHRKSGRHLNRTSSHRKAMFKNMAASLFEHEVIKTTLPKAKELRRVAEPLITLAKVDSVANRRLAFARTRSKDAVGKLFSELGPRYQARPGGYVRILKCGFRAGDNAPMAYVELVDRPEAEAAE
- a CDS encoding DUF2145 domain-containing protein — encoded protein: MKIIIALITSLFMSITLPATAWGGSQANKNALISADRVAAFAKNVEKYAASQQARAFIIARVGRPEKDLPEGIHYTHTAIAIYSDIQLNNGQTVQGYTIHNLYQLDNARDKSRLVQDYPVDFFWGTETLKAGIIIPSEKMQTRLIKLYVNGDNKKLHNPNYSVIANPFNTELQNCTEYTLDLLNAAIYQTTDREQLKANAKAYFDPQTLDVSPLKLTLGSMFVKDVALRDHSGNVQTTTFSSIYRYLNKFKMVKQGVSFHEDRSVMPL
- a CDS encoding helix-turn-helix transcriptional regulator; this translates as MSQINQVNQTLKLLLKQKQITYKDIADQLDMSEANIKRIFSTQSFTLDRLEQICSLLKITLSDLFILSEKQTEKVSQLTEEQEKELLASPKLLVAAICIRDSWSFQDMINVYDISEHEGIQLMSKLDKLKVIEFLPNNHYRSLIAHDFRWLPGGPLETFIEREVLSNFVAAKEGEEWDYRLYLSGRYSESSIEIIRQMLEKVAYKASALNQEDAVLPQSKRQRTGMLIAMRPWESDFIKSLERKN